In Cololabis saira isolate AMF1-May2022 chromosome 1, fColSai1.1, whole genome shotgun sequence, the following proteins share a genomic window:
- the LOC133446003 gene encoding ras-related protein Rab-1A, with translation MNPEYDYLFKLLLIGDSGVGKSCLLLRFADDTYTESYISTIGVDFKIRTIELDGKTIKLQIWDTAGQERFRTITSSYYRGAHGIIVVYDVTDQESFNNVKQWLQEIDRYASENVNKLLVGNKCDLTTKKVVDYTTAKEFADNLGIPFLETSAKSATNVEQAFMTMAAEIKKRMGPGATAGAAEKSNVKIQSKPVNTSSGGCC, from the exons ATGAATCCTGAATA TGACTACTTATTCAAACTGCTCCTGATCGGTGACTCTGGAGTCGGAAAGTCCTGTCTCCTCCTCCGGTTCGCA GATGACACGTACACAGAGAGCTACATCAGCACCATCGGCGTGGACTTCAAGATCAGGACCATCGAGCTGGACGGAAAGACCATAAAACTGCAGATT TGGGACACAGCCGGGCAGGAGAGGTTCCGGACCATCACGTCCAGCTACTACAGAGGAGCACACGGCATCATCGTGGTTTATGATGTCACGGACCAG GAGTCCTTCAACAACGTGAAACAGTGGCTGCAGGAGATCGACCGCTACGCCAGCGAGAACGTCAACAAGCTGCTCGTAGGCAACAAGTGTGACCTCACAACGAAGAAGGTGGTGGACTACACTACGGCTAAG gagtTTGCTGACAACCTGGGCATCCCGTTCCTGGAGACCAGCGCTAAGAGCGCCACCAACGTGGAGCAGGCCTTCATGACCATGGCGGCCGAGATCAAGAAGCGGATGGGCCCCGGGGCCACGGCCGGCGCCGCCGAGAAGTCCAACGTCAAGATCCAGAGCAAGCCGGTTAACACTTCCTCCGGAGGCTGCTGCTGA